The following are encoded in a window of Spirochaetota bacterium genomic DNA:
- a CDS encoding HAD family phosphatase: MSYRQKNTTVKHCEAVLFDMDGVVVDSMYAHAQCWIDVFKEHGVYLDKTDIFKREGMTGLESIADIFIEKGYAVPPEPILRELQKKKLQLFSSYQIEVYPQMFTIIPMLHSKGKKIGIVTGSFRYLVEKLIPETLLRYVDVVISVDDVQKGKPNPDPYVEAVKKLNVKPDNVIVVENAPMGIKAAKAAGLYCIAISTTLVAAFLDEADAVVHDHEELKTYLANCLL, encoded by the coding sequence ATGAGCTATCGCCAAAAAAATACAACAGTAAAGCACTGTGAAGCAGTTCTTTTTGACATGGATGGCGTTGTTGTTGATTCCATGTATGCCCATGCTCAGTGTTGGATAGATGTATTCAAAGAGCATGGTGTATATTTAGATAAAACCGATATTTTTAAGCGAGAAGGCATGACGGGGCTTGAATCAATCGCTGATATTTTTATTGAAAAAGGGTATGCAGTGCCGCCAGAACCAATACTCAGAGAATTGCAAAAAAAGAAATTGCAGTTATTTTCAAGTTATCAGATTGAAGTATATCCGCAAATGTTCACTATCATTCCAATGTTACACTCAAAGGGGAAAAAGATAGGTATTGTAACCGGTTCATTCAGGTATCTTGTAGAAAAGTTAATACCTGAAACGCTTTTACGGTATGTGGATGTTGTCATAAGTGTTGATGATGTGCAAAAGGGAAAACCAAATCCTGACCCGTATGTAGAAGCAGTCAAAAAATTAAATGTGAAACCTGATAATGTAATAGTAGTTGAAAATGCTCCAATGGGAATAAAAGCTGCAAAAGCTGCGGGGTTGTACTGTATTGCAATAAGCACAACACTGGTTGCAGCATTTCTTGATGAAGCCGATGCCGTTGTGCATGATCATGAGGAACTTAAAACATACTTAGCTAATTGCCTGCTGTGA
- the pssA gene encoding CDP-diacylglycerol--serine O-phosphatidyltransferase, with protein MSVAWIPNTLTLGNLVLGFISIIFASTTFPHSLTISGILILAAALLDGLDGQVARMLGVASELGKELDSLADCVTFGVAPGFLAYQGYLSGTFITIMGTSIDAGIFIAAIFPVCAAYRLARFNVIHVPNAFDGLPSPIAGIIVALVPLCFLNIHIPKIVFIISFVIVALLMVSTVRYTKPQSYLLEKITGIKLFLFIIVFVGLIVIFKQWVILAIIALYILSGILSFIIQLIQDYRY; from the coding sequence ATGAGTGTTGCATGGATACCAAATACCTTAACTCTGGGTAATCTGGTGTTAGGGTTTATCTCAATAATTTTTGCCAGTACTACCTTCCCGCACAGTTTAACTATTTCCGGCATTCTTATTTTGGCTGCTGCATTACTGGATGGACTAGACGGGCAGGTTGCGCGCATGTTAGGCGTGGCAAGTGAGCTGGGGAAAGAGTTGGATTCGCTGGCAGATTGTGTAACATTTGGAGTTGCACCTGGTTTTCTGGCATATCAGGGATACCTGAGTGGGACCTTTATTACAATTATGGGAACATCAATTGATGCGGGTATATTCATTGCTGCAATCTTCCCAGTATGTGCTGCGTATCGCCTTGCACGGTTTAACGTGATACATGTCCCCAATGCGTTTGATGGGTTGCCTTCGCCTATTGCTGGCATAATTGTTGCTCTGGTTCCATTATGCTTTTTAAATATTCATATTCCAAAAATAGTTTTTATAATTAGTTTTGTGATTGTTGCCCTACTTATGGTTTCCACTGTACGCTATACTAAACCACAGTCATATCTTTTGGAAAAGATTACCGGTATTAAATTATTTTTATTTATTATTGTATTTGTAGGCCTTATTGTTATTTTTAAACAGTGGGTTATACTTGCAATTATTGCATTATATATATTATCAGGGATTTTAAGCTTTATTATACAATTAATTCAGGATTACAGGTATTAG
- the moaC gene encoding cyclic pyranopterin monophosphate synthase MoaC codes for MSEFSHYTDGKPVMVDVGGKEVTTRIARATGCVYMQKATIEKIKKNLLPKGNPFDVARIAGILAAKRTHELIPMCHPLMITHVDVNIGYSDDNSYIKIEATVRCDGKTGVEMEALTAVSVAALTIYDMCKAVDKQMVIGDIRLVEKRGGKSDFVASHCF; via the coding sequence GTGTCTGAATTTTCCCACTATACCGATGGCAAGCCGGTAATGGTTGATGTAGGGGGCAAAGAGGTTACTACCCGTATAGCCCGCGCAACCGGTTGTGTGTACATGCAGAAAGCAACTATTGAAAAAATAAAGAAAAACCTGCTTCCCAAGGGAAATCCTTTTGATGTTGCCCGCATAGCGGGCATACTGGCAGCAAAAAGAACCCATGAACTTATTCCTATGTGTCATCCGCTTATGATAACCCATGTGGATGTAAACATAGGGTATAGCGATGATAATTCCTACATAAAAATTGAAGCAACAGTACGGTGTGATGGTAAAACTGGTGTGGAAATGGAGGCATTGACTGCAGTGAGTGTTGCTGCGTTGACAATATATGATATGTGTAAGGCAGTGGATAAGCAGATGGTAATAGGTGATATACGGCTTGTTGAAAAGCGTGGCGGTAAAAGTGATTTTGTAGCATCACATTGCTTTTAA